The following is a genomic window from Xenopus laevis strain J_2021 chromosome 2L, Xenopus_laevis_v10.1, whole genome shotgun sequence.
gggccttcctcaccttttgtacctgtattgattgtgatgtttgtaactccatatattctatgtatataattcatgtgatgtagttgtataatcacatttactttacagtgctacgcaatatgttggcgctatataaatacatgttaataataatacaaagacCAAGTGCTTTAATCCCTTAGAACCACCATTGTTTTTCATACTACCAAGCCAATATATACGTTTATATGCTGCCTGTGTCTACAACCAGGAGTATGCCACTACAACAATTAATAACTGGGGTAAGTAGTTCAGCATTATCAGGTAGTAGTGTTTCATGATTGCTCGCCACTGTCTCCAATCCCACTAGAACTTTTATGTGCAGCGAATGGCTTCTTCTGAGAGAAGATATTGGCATGCTTGGTGCTACACACATAGCTAGaaattctgaggttttttttaatctagcATTTTTATATCTGATGTACAGTGGTCAAAAGAATTCCCAGCATTGACATGGAGCTAGGAACATCTCTGTATAAAGCCAAAGAAAGATGTTAGGTGTCTGGCaaatcagttatttttttctTACCAACACAGGTTTTTCCAGGAACACTTGGACTGGTGTCATTAAAACCAGAATTGCACTGGCAGCTGGCTACTCCAATGAGGGAAGTGCAGGTGGCATTTGCAGAACATGGATTTACTGAAGCATCACAAGCGTTTTGCACTGTAGGAGAGTAAGGGACATGCACTTAATcacctatatttatattttgcatatgTCTGGCTCTCAGTTGGAAGGGAACAGGAATGGTCTTGGCAGAAAGTGGTTGGCAGAATGCAAACCAGTATAAATGGGTAAGCCAGTGACAAAGTAGGGGCGTAACCTAATATCACAATTTTCCAGTGGGAATACATTAGCCAGATGGTATAGTATAGTAGGTATAGAACTGTCTGTACCTTTAAACGTGTAAGAGGCTGGGTCAACAGTAAAAGTAGAGCTGTTGTCGAGTGCACTTTTGAAAGACTGAGTCACGTTGGTCAGCGTCAGGTTATCCGCCGTATTTGTGGCTATGGAAAAGTCGGCGATGATGCTTCCGTTCTTAAGactgttcagaaaaatgcgcattTTCCCAGTATTAAACAAGGTCTTAGTGTCCGACGGCAAGTTATTCTTTATCTGTCAGTCACATAAAAGAGAAAGGGGCTTTAAGTCATAtccttaaaggaggactaaatcctaactaaagaagtagctagagatgttgtacattatgttttgtgcttctgtagcagcccaaggcaaccacagccctttagcagtaaagatctgtgtctccaaagatgccccagtagctccccatcttcttttctgctgattcactgcacatgctctgtgctgctgtcacttactgagcttagggagccactcacaatatacagtacacatagaatagaaatgttacaatataaggctgattagtcatttatacagataattactacatggcagcacagaaaccagtgcaattagcatcagaattgaataatcagcaaacctgtagcatcagtttatattacagccagggaagctcattttctgctggataattagtgacgagccctaagcttagcttctcaacagccaatcagagcccactgagcatgtgagtgtcacagacactttccaagatggtgaccccctgtgacaagtttgaagtcctggatcattgctgctattgacaagctgaaactttagcctcgtgcaataagttcactatataaaatatgccatttttagccatattcattcttaGGGTTTTTGTATTTAATGAGTCTATTGAACCTGCATGGTGCATATTAACTCCAAGGCGATTTTCTTCTGTCTACATTAATTTAAACTGCAGGGTAAGGTTAATGTAAACTCTCATATAGTGTCTAATAGAAACAATATCACAGATCTATAGGGGTGCCCGCCAATCTTATATAGCAATAGTCTAGATGCTTCCTCAAtagtataaaatacaaaacatataCATAGAAACATTAATAGGCCTttgaaaaagttccaaaaaatcTGTATTCTCTAAAAGACCAAATAAATTCAGTCTGCTCCCAGAAACTGGTGGGTAAAAATCAGTTTAATTGCTATACTATGAAACGGGGCCGGATTATGCCCATGTGACGGTAGCCCAGTGGCACAATGTCCGTGTCTTCTACTTACATCTGCCGTGAAGTTAGCTTCAAAATCTTTGTAAGCTTTGCTGCTTTTATTGCTCATTTCAGTAGTAAATTGAGTATTTTTTATCCGAACTTCTACAGCAAATAATTTTCCATCTGTAAGTAGAGCAGAAGAAATGATTGGGTAAGATGTATCATTTGAAGGCAATAAGAGCCCAGATTCTATTTCTCTTGAACTACCATCATTCTCACATTAGCTGCCTCTTTACTAACCCACTGCTACTCTTAAGATAAACTAATAATATGCACTACGGCATAAGGGGTCAGGTTTAAGAAATTATATTATACCACTGATTGCCCTAAGGTACCAAATATCTACTTTGCTAACAACATGAAACTGCCTCGGAGCCTCAGTGTAGGCAGAGACATCACAACTAGAGTTTAAGCTTCTctaaatttgttctttttttttcacaatttttcccaaagttcaattgtattttttttttataaaccccaAAAACCATACCGGTGGTAACACTGCTGGTAGTATCAGCTCTGTTTGGACAAGACAGTTGCTTCACAATGATGTCATATTGATTGGAAGGAGACAGTGTGGAAAATACGACAGTGGAACCAGAAGTTGTTTTAACGTCTAGAACTGAGTTGCTCTGTGACAGCGTCACATTGAACTGAGCTCCTGCCGGTCCATTTTGACCAATAGGCACGAGCTGGATTTCATCACTGGACACTTTTAAAAGCTGAATAGATACGGTTGCTTGTGCTGGAAAGAAACATATACATTAGAACTCTATAACAAGTAGTAGGGTATTTGGGTACAATTAAATAGTATAATGACTCACCACATGCAGAATTTATTGTGGTGGTCGCTGTAGTGGAAGTGAGAGTGATTGTTGATGTGCTGGTTGTGGTCTGTGTTGAGACTGCGGTAGTAGCAGATGTTGCCGTTGAAGATGTGGGGATTGTAGTAGTTGTATTTGTAAGCTGAGTTGTATTATTCAGTGATGTAGTAGTTGTGGATAAGGGAGCAGTGGATGTATTTGTGACTGCAGTAGCTACAGTAGTTGTGTTGGATGAGGGAGTGGTAGCAGCAGATGTATTTGCTGCTGTAGTGGTGTTGCTTGGAGGTACAGTTGTAGTATTCATTGCTACAGTAGTTGTGTTAGATGAAGGAGTGGTGGAGTTTGCAGCAGTTGTATTTGCTACTGTAGTGGTGTTGCTTGGAGGTAGAGTTGTAGTATTCATTGCTAAAGTAGTTGTGTTAGATGAAGGAGTGGTGGAGTTTGCAGCAGTTGTATTTGCTACTGTAGTGGTGTTGCTTGGAGGTAGAGTTGTAGTATTCATTGCTACAGTAGTTGTGTTAGATGAAGGAGTGGTGGAGTTTGCAGCAGTTGTATTTGCTACTGTAGTGGTGTTGCTTGGAGGTAGAGTTGTAGTATTCATTGCTACAGTAGTTGTGTTAGATGAAGGAGTGGTGGCGTTTGCAGCAGTTGTATTTGCTACTGTAGTGGTGTTGCTTGGAGGTAGAGTTGTAGTATTCATTGCTACAGTAGTTGTGTTAGATGAAGGAGTGGTGGTGTTTGCAGCAGTTGTATTTGCTACTGTAGTGGTGTTGCTTGGAGGTAGAGTTGTAGTATTCATTGCTACAGTAGTTGTGTTAGATGAAGGAGTGGAGGAGTTTGCAGTAGATGTATTTGCTACTGTAGTGGTGTTGCTTGGAGGTAGAGTTGTAGTATTCATTGCTACAGTAGTTGTGTTAGATGAAGGAGTGGTGGTGTTTGCAGCAGTTGTATTTGCTACTGTAGTGGTGTTGCTTGGAGGTAGAGTTGTAGTATTCATTGCTACAGTAGTTGTGTTAGATGAAGGAGTGGTGGAGTTTGCAGCAGATGTATTTGCTACTGTAGTGGTGTTGCTTGGAGGTAGAGTTGTAGTATTCATTGCTACAGTAGTTGTGTTAGATGAAGGAGTGGTGGAGTTTGCAGTAGATGTATTTGCTACTGTAGTGGTGTTGCTTGGAGGTAGAGTTGTAGTATTCATTGCTACAGTAGTTGCGTTAGATGAAGGAGTGGTGGTGTTTGCAGCAGTTGTATTTGCTACTGTAGTGGTGTTGCTTGGAGGTAGAGTTGTAGTATTCATTGCTACAGTAGTTGTGTTAGATGAAGGAGTGGTGGCGTTTGCAGCAGATGTATTTGCTACTGTAGTGGTGTTGCTTGGAGGTAAAGTTGTAGTATTCATTGCTACAGTAGTTGCATTGGATGATGGTGTGGTAGATGTTGCAGCAGACGTATTTGTGACTACAGTGGAATTGTTGGGAGGTAGAGTTGTAGTATTCACTGGTGCAGTAGCAGCTGTTGTTGAGGGAGCAGTAGATGCTGCAGCAGTTGTTGTATTTGTGACCATAgtacattgttggccagggttTGAAGGGTTTCCATCTTGTGTTCCAGGTTGGCACTGGCACTGATAACTTCCTATGGTGTTGGTGCAGTTTGCTAGACTTGAGCAAATGCTGGAATTAGCAGAACACTCATCTACATCTGCCAGTGGAAAAGCAGAAATAGATTAGGGATTAATGGTTAGAAAGAGTTTGTGCTGTAACCCTGTAACCTAGTATCTGATAAAAGGTGGAATCTGGCCCAAGACTAAGATATTTTATCTCATGACAAGGTGATAGTAACATATCTGCAGTAACCCTGTATAGTCAGTATGTAGcactatacaatatacaaaaaaaacttgcttccaaATACGACTCCTTTTCAAGACTCTCTTACCTACACAGGTTCTTCCAGGAACACTTGGACTGGTGTCATTAAACCCAGACCTACACTGGCAGATGGGTGTTCCATTGAGGGACGTACAGTTGGCATAAGCAGAACATTGAGTTACTGAAGGATCACACGGATCTTGTACTGTAGGGAGAGAGTAAAGTAAAGACAGAAAAACCTATAGGCTGAATATAATAGAGATGCATAGCTATCAACTGATCCTGAGTATTTGGCACACAATTAGGGACATGGATAGTCTGAACAGAAAGGGTTGTAGAAAGATCAGGAATGTTGTCCAGTAAAATGGGTGGAATTGGGGGTGCAGTTGAATATATAATTTTCCAATGGGTATTGTTGGAAGATACAGTATGAAGATGGAAGACTGACTACAAGAATTTGGGGCAGAAGACATAATTTCTGCCCCAATTTCTGGCTAGCAACTGCCCTGAATTATTATACTTCTCTGGTTTTCTTACAATCAAAACACATTCGGACTTCGTTATCCAATGAACCAAGTTGGTGAATTGTCTGTACCTGCTAATTTGAGGGACGTTATGTCGACAGGGTAGGCGGTGCTGTTGCTGAGTGCGGTGGAGAATGAATCTGACACGTTGCTCACCGTCACATTATCAGCTGTACTAATGGCTATGGTAAAGTCAACGATGATACTTCCATTCCTGAGACCGTTTATGTTAATGCGCATTTTCCCTGCTTTGATCAAGGCCTGCATTTCAGCCGGCAAATTACTTCTCAGCTGGAATTCACAGAAAAGAGGAAGAGATTATTGAACTGAAGAAAACTCTGCCCATGGGACTACCTTCACCCAATAGCAGTCTCTACTACTCACATCTTCAAGGAATCTAGTTTGAAAGTCTGTGTACTCCGGGCTGCTTGTATTGCTGAGAGCAGAAGTAAAATTTTGCTGTATCCTGATTGCTGCAACAAATACTTTTCCATCTGTAGGTGAACAAACAAGAGCCTGGTAGGTAACGTTTATCATTTGTAAGGAATAACATTCACGTTTTATTAAAATTGCAGTTGCATGCTTTGACTAGTCACAAAGAGTAGCACCCgtttactttgattttttttaatgtaataccAAAAGAACCATACCTGTGGTAACATTGTTGATGCTATCAGCTCTGCTTGGACAAGATAGTTGCTTCACGGCAATGCTATATTGAGTGGAAGGAAGCAGGCTGGAAAATATGACCACGGAACCTGATGTTGTTGTGCTAACATTTACAACTGAATTGCTCCGTGACAATGTCACGTTGAACTGAGCTCCATTTGGTCCATTTTGACCAATAGGCCTGAGCTGGATTTGATCATTAGACACTTGGACCAGCTGAATAGACACAGTTGCTTGTGCTGCAAATAAGAAAATATCACATTAGAACACTATGACAGTAGTATTACAACATATTAGATATGCTAGTTACTCACCGCATGCAGATAACGTTGTTGTGGTGGTTGTTGCAGTGGTTGTTGCAGTACTAGTTGTAGTTGGAACAGAAGAAGTGGTGCTTGTAGACTGAGCTGTAGTAGTCGGTGTTGTAGTAGTTGTGGCTGGGGAAGCAGTAGATGTGGCAGTGGATGAAGTAGTTGTTGGTATAGAAGAAGTGGTGCTTGTAGGCTGAGCTGTAGTAGTCAGTGTTGTAGTAGTTGTTGTGGCTGTGGAAGCAGTAGATGTTTGAACAGATGAAGTTGTTGTTGGAACAGAAGATGTGGTGCTTGTAAGCTGAGCTGTAGTGGTTGGTGTTATAGTAGTTGTGGCTGAGGAAGCAGTTGATGTTTGAGCAGAGGAAATAGTTGTTGGAACGGAAGAAGTGGTGCTTGTAGGCTGAGCTGTAGTAGCTGGTGTTGTAGTAGTTGTTGTGGCTGAGGAAGCAGTAGATGTTGGAATAGATGAAGTAGTTGTTGGAACAGAAGATGTAGTGCTTGTAGGCTGAGCTGTAGTAGTCGGTGTTGTAGTAGTTGTTGTGGCTGAGGAGGTAGTAGATGTTGTAATAGATGAAGTAGTTGTTGGAACAGAAGTAGTGGTGCTTGTAGACTGAGCTGTAGTAGTTGGAGTTGCAGTGGTTGTTGCGGCTGAGGAAGCAGTAGATGTTGGAACAGTAGAAGTGGTGCTTGTAGGCTGAGCTGTA
Proteins encoded in this region:
- the LOC108707846 gene encoding serine-rich adhesin for platelets gives rise to the protein MERWIYLFPLFALCNICKAQGNTTQPVCICSYPATTITSAFTTTTPSTSTMASVATTTTNATSTALSPTTLTTTTQITSTSSTVPTSTTAAASTAASSTTTTATTSSATTTTATTISACAQASVSIQLVQVSSDQIQLMPIGQNGPTGAQFNVTLSQSNSVVNFSTTTSGSVVTFPSLLPSTQYNITVKQLSCPNRNDTSNNVTTDGKVIVAAIRIQQNFTSALSNTSSPEYIDFQTRFLEDLISNLPAEMQALIKAGKIHININGLRNGSIIVDFTIAISTADNVTASNVSDSFSTALSNSTAYPVDITSLNFTVQNACDPSVNPCSVYANCTSLNGTATCQCRSGFNDTSPNVPGKTCVDVDECSANSSICSSLATCTNTIGSYQCQCQPGTQDGNPSNPGQQCSMVTNTTTAAASTASSATTTTTAQPTSTTSTVPTTTATPTTAAQPTSTTSTVPTTTASSAATTTATPTTTAQPTSTTSTVPTSTASSAATTTATPTTTAQPTSTTSTVPTSTASSAATTTATPTTTAQPTSTTSTVPTSTSSSAATTTATPTTTAQPTSTTSTVPTSTASSAATTTATPTTTAQPTSTTSSVPTSTASSAATTTATPTTTAQPTSTTSTVPTSTASSAATTTATPTTTAQPTSTTSTVPTSTASSATTTTATPTTTAQPTSTTSTVPTSTASSAATTTATPTTTAQPTSTTSTVPTSTASSAATTTATPTTTAQPTSTTSTVPTSTASSAATTTATPTTTAQSTSTTTSVPTTTSSITTSTTSSATTTTTTPTTTAQPTSTTSSVPTTTSSIPTSTASSATTTTTTPATTAQPTSTTSSVPTTISSAQTSTASSATTTITPTTTAQLTSTTSSVPTTTSSVQTSTASTATTTTTTLTTTAQPTSTTSSIPTTTSSTATSTASPATTTTTPTTTAQSTSTTSSVPTTTSTATTTATTTTTTLSACAQATVSIQLVQVSNDQIQLRPIGQNGPNGAQFNVTLSRSNSVVNVSTTTSGSVVIFSSLLPSTQYSIAVKQLSCPSRADSINNVTTDGKVFVAAIRIQQNFTSALSNTSSPEYTDFQTRFLEDLRSNLPAEMQALIKAGKMRININGLRNGSIIVDFTIAISTADNVTVSNVSDSFSTALSNSTAYPVDITSLKLAVQDPCDPSVTQCSAYANCTSLNGTPICQCRSGFNDTSPSVPGRTCVDVDECSANSSICSSLANCTNTIGSYQCQCQPGTQDGNPSNPGQQCTMVTNTTTAAASTAPSTTAATAPVNTTTLPPNNSTVVTNTSAATSTTPSSNATTVAMNTTTLPPSNTTTVANTSAANATTPSSNTTTVAMNTTTLPPSNTTTVANTTAANTTTPSSNATTVAMNTTTLPPSNTTTVANTSTANSTTPSSNTTTVAMNTTTLPPSNTTTVANTSAANSTTPSSNTTTVAMNTTTLPPSNTTTVANTTAANTTTPSSNTTTVAMNTTTLPPSNTTTVANTSTANSSTPSSNTTTVAMNTTTLPPSNTTTVANTTAANTTTPSSNTTTVAMNTTTLPPSNTTTVANTTAANATTPSSNTTTVAMNTTTLPPSNTTTVANTTAANSTTPSSNTTTVAMNTTTLPPSNTTTVANTTAANSTTPSSNTTTLAMNTTTLPPSNTTTVANTTAANSTTPSSNTTTVAMNTTTVPPSNTTTAANTSAATTPSSNTTTVATAVTNTSTAPLSTTTTSLNNTTQLTNTTTTIPTSSTATSATTAVSTQTTTSTSTITLTSTTATTTINSACAQATVSIQLLKVSSDEIQLVPIGQNGPAGAQFNVTLSQSNSVLDVKTTSGSTVVFSTLSPSNQYDIIVKQLSCPNRADTTSSVTTDGKLFAVEVRIKNTQFTTEMSNKSSKAYKDFEANFTADIKNNLPSDTKTLFNTGKMRIFLNSLKNGSIIADFSIATNTADNLTLTNVTQSFKSALDNSSTFTVDPASYTFKVQNACDASVNPCSANATCTSLIGVASCQCNSGFNDTSPSVPGKTCVDIDECAASPSPCPALTFCTNTIGSYQCQCLPGILDGNSSKPGQQCIDPTSCFNSSTVCSQNTTCLDTRDTICTNKKVIPSAIKFNSWTFTTDLYNRSSASYANTSAQFTGSVVSAMRVALSDSTFNITVVGFRPGSVIAYFMCTTNLTTLDTNAMQANLTNVTKALISSNITNLFQNACDPSVNPCSVNSTCTFLNGTVSCQCKSGFNDTNPSLPGRNCIDIDECAASTSPCSNLASCTNTIGSFQCQCYPGIQDGNSSNPGKQCIDAAVCFNSTTLCSSNSTCLDSKDTICANKKVIPSAIKFNDWTFTTDLYNQSSAAYASRAAQFTGSVVSAMRVKLSDSTFNITVVGFRPGSVIAYFISTTQSSTLDTNTIQAALTDVVKLLISSNITNMVILNTDASSSSDPYYGWRTAIIVIGVFLGVAVLLAAVIGLVCYHSRHRFGRYKPSVNSSDIIQRYSTH